CGAAAAACTGATCGATCAAAAATACACCCACCGCCCCGACATCCATGACCGCGCCGCCCTCGAAGGCAACTTTCGTGAGCACTTTGAGGCCCTCAACCGCGTCCAGCTCACCGACGGCGAATTCAAGCGCCTCCTCGACGAGATCATCACACCCGACGTCTTCACCGCCGCGACCCTGCTCCGCGAGCGCAATAGCTTCACCCGCGACGACGGTACCCCGCTCAACTATACCCTCGTCAACATCAAGGACTGGTGCAAAAACACCTTCGAGGTCGTCAACCAGCTTCGCATTAACACCGACTATAGCTTTCAACGCTACGACGTGATGCTCCTGATCAACGGCATCCCCGCCGTCCAGATCGAACTCAAGACCCTGGGCATCAGCCCCCGCCGAGCCATGCAGCAGATCGTCGACTATAAAAAAGATCCCGGCAACGGCTATACAAAGACCCTGCTTTGCTTTGTCCAGCTCTTTATCGTCTCCAACCAGACCGAGACCTACTACTTTGCCAACAACAACGACCGCCATTTTGCCTTCGACGCCGATGAAAACTTTTTGCCCATCTATCAGCACGCTGCAGAAGACAACGCCAAGATCACCCACATCGACGACTTTGCCGAGTCCTTCCTGCCCAAGTGTACTCTCGGCACCACCATCAGCCGCTACATGGTCCTCGTCGCCTCTGAGCAGAAAATGCTCATGATGCGCCCCTACCAGATTTACGCCGTCAAGGCCATCGACCAGTGCATCCGCGAAAACCGCGGCAACGGCTACGTCTGGCACACCACCGGCTCGGGCAAGACCCTCACCTCCTTCAAGGCCTCCACGCTGCTCAAACTCAACCCCGACATCCAAAAATGCCTGTTCGTCGTCGACCGCAAAGACCTCGACCGCCAGACCCGTGAAGAATTCAATCGATTCCAGGAGGGCTGCGTCGAAGAGAATACCAACACTGCCGCGCTGGTCCGCCGCCTCGTCTCGGACGACTATGCCGACAAGGTCATCGTCACCACCATCCAGAAGCTCGGCCTCGCCCTCGACGAAACCAGCAAATACAACAAGTTCGACAAGAAAAACGGCAAGGCCACCTTTAAACAGCGTCTCGAACCGCTTAGCGACAAGCGCATGGTCTTTATCTTCGACGAGTGCCACCGCTCCCAGTTCGGCCAGACTCACCAGACCATCAGGAACTTTTTCCCCAAGTCCCAACTCTTCGGCTTTACCGGCACGCCTATTTTTGAAGACAACGCCACGACAAAGAAGATCGATGGCGATATCGCCACGCTCAGAACCACCAAAGACCTCTTCCCCAGCGAACTGCACGCCTACACCATCACCCACGCCATCGAAGATAAAAACGTCCTTCGCTTCCACGTGGATTACTTTAAAGTGGCGGGAGCATCCTGCTCCCGAGCTACGGATGGCCAGGAGCAGGAGGGTCTCACTGCATGGGAATACTTTAATCCATCCACCGAGATCGAAATCCGCACGGGTGGCGATCTCCCTCATTGGGAGCAGGACTCGGTTTGGTATTTCGTCACCTTCCGGCTCGCCGACTCTTTGCCCCAAGCTGTTGTGGTAGAGATCAAGGAACAGCGCGACTGCTGGAAACAAAGCCACGACCTCGCCCACCTCACCCGCGATCAAATCGCCGAGTATCACCGCCTCTTTTCTGACCGCTACGAAAACCTGCTGAATGCAGGCAATGGCTCATGCGTCCTACGCGATCCCGACATTGCCAAGATTGTGGATGACGCCTTTCATCATTTTGAGGGGCAACGGTACGACCTGGACGAATATGTGATCATGCCCAATCACGTTCACGTCCTGGTCAAACCTCTGGCTGAATACCGGCTGGTCGATATTCTTCATTCCTGGAAATCATTCACCGCCAACCAAATCAACCGGCATTTGGGAAAAACAGGGCAGATATGGCAACACGAGTCATACGACCATATCGTTCGGCACGAGCGCGCGATGGAAGCGATCCGTCGCTATATTCGCGAACACCCAGTTGCGGGAGCTTCCAGCTCCCAAATGAAATCCAAGCCCAAGCCCAGGACAAGGAAGCAGGATGCTCCCGCCACTGTAGCCAAACGCGCCGCCATCGACGCCATTCTCGACAAGCACGACGCCGCCACCGGCGAGCGCCGCTTCAACGCGCTCTTTGCCACCGCCTCAATCAACGACGCCATCGAGTACCACGAGCTTTTCAAGCAGGTTCAGGCCGAGCGCCAGGCCGGCGATTCCGGCTTTGTGCCGCTTAAGGTCGCCGCTGTCTTTTCCCCGCCCGCCGAGGGCAACAAGGATGTCCAGCAGCTCCAGGAGGACCTGCCCCAGGAACTCGAAGACAACCAGCAGGAACCGGACAGGAAAAAAGAAGCGCTCAAGGCCATCATCGCCGACTATAACGGCCGCTACGGCACGAATCACTCCATCGGCGAGTTCGACGCCTACTACCAGGACGTCCAGAAACGCATCAAGGACCAGAAATACCCCAACCGTGACCTCCCCCAAAAGGGCAAGGAGAAGATTGACATCGCTATTGTCGTCGACATGCTTTTGACCGGTTTCGACGCCAAATACCTCAACACCCTCTACGTCGATAAGAACCTCAAGCATCACGGCCTCATCCAGGCCTTTTCCCGCACCAACCGGGTGCTCAATGCCGCCAAGCCCTACGGCCACATCCTCGACTTTCGCGGCCAGCAGGAAAAAGTCGATGAAGCCATCACCCTGTTCTCCGGCGCACGAGCCGAACACGCGAAGGATATCTGGCTCGTGGACAAGGCCCCCGTGGTGATCGAACAACTCAAGGCCGCCAGGCAGGAACTGGACGACTTTCTCCAGTCTCAGGGCCTTGAGGCGCGCCCCGAAGCCGTGCCCAACCTCAGGGGCGACGAAGCCCGCGTCGCCTTTGTCAAGCAGTTCAAAGAGGTCCAGCGCTTCACGACCCAGCTCGACCAGTACACCGACCTCACCGACGATCAGCGCCGGGAGATCGAGCAGACGCTCCCCAGGGACGACGCCCGCGCCTTCCGCGGCGTCTACATCGAAACCGCCAAACGCCTCAAAGCCAAACAGGACAAGACCGGCGGCGACATGCCCCGGGGTGACGACCGCGTCCGCGAGCCCTCGGATGAATATGGCAGTGATGCGATTGATCAGCTCGATTTCGAGTTCGTCCTCTTTGCCTCGGCCGATATCGACTATGACTATATCATGAACCTCATCGCCCGCTTTAGCGGGCAGACGCCGGACCAGCAGGAAATGAGCCGCGAGCAGCTCATCCGCCTCATCCGCTCCGACGCCAAGTTCATGGATGAACTCGACGAGATCACCGAATACGTCCGCACGCTGGAAACCGGCCGGCCCCTCACCGAGGAAGAGGTTCGCAACGGCTACCAGCGCTTCAAGGACGAGCGCCATGCCGCCGAACTTGCCGCCATCGCCGACACGCACGGCCTGACGACCGACGCCCTGCAAACCTTTGTGGACGCCATCCTCGAGCGCATGATCTTTGACGGCGAGCAGCTCACCGATCTCATGGAACCCCTCGATCTAAGCTGGCGCGAACGCCGCGAGAAAGAACTGGCGCTAATGGACGACCTGGTGCCGCTGCTGAAGAAACGCGCGGGTGGGCGAATCATCTCCGGACTGAACGCATATGAACAATAAACGATAGAGAGGCGCCTACATGGAAAGCAATCAGATTCAAGCAATGACCCAAACATTCGAGGGCCATGCTCAACAGACGGATAATGGAGTGGAATACTGGCTGGCTCGAGACCTCCAAATCCTGTTGGGTTACACCGAATGGCGCAATTTCCTCAGAATTATTGGAAAAGCGGAGACGGCCTGTGAGGTTTCGGGGAATCCAGCCTCGGATCATTTTGTCGACGTCAACAAAATGATCAAGCTGGGCAAGGGAGGTCAGCGCGAGATTGAAGATGTGATGCTTACCCGCTATGCCTGCTACCTCATCGCCCAGAACGGCGACCCGCGAAAGCCGGAGATTGCCTTTGCTCAAACCTATTTCGCCCTCCAGACCCGCAAGGCTGAACTCATCGAGCAACGGCTGCTGGAAGCCGAGCGTGTTTCCGCCCGCAAGGAACTCACCGATACCGAGAAAGAACTCTCCAAGGTCATCTTTGAGCAAACCGGCGGCAACCAGACCTTCGCCCTTATCCGCAGCAAAGGCGATCATGCCCTTTTTGGCAAGAGCACTCAGACCATGAAAGCCCATTGGCGAGTGCCGAATAATCGGCCGCTGGCGGACTTTGCTCCGACGATTATTCTCAAGGCCAAAGACTTTGCCACCGAGATCACCATCCACAACGCCCGTGAACACAAGATGGCCAGCGAACCGCGGATATCCCGGGAGCACGTCACCAACAATCAGGCCGTCCGGGAAACCTTGCTCAGCCGGGGAATCCGCCCCGAAAGCTTATCCCCCGCCGAGGACGTTAAAAAGGTCGAGCGCCGCCTGACTTTAGAAGAGAAAAAGGCGTTGAAGAATCCAGACAGATTGGAAAACGAATGAAACATAAAAGCACACGCATCTTGACGCCGAAACTGCGGTTTCCGGAGTTTCGGGATGCGGGAAAGTGGAATAAGCAGAAGCTAGGTGACATCGTAGCGCTTGAATACGGCAGTCCACTTCCTGAGAAAGATAGGAAAGGCGGTCGTTTTCCTGTCATAGGTTCAAACGGGATTGTCGGCTACCATGATGAGGCCATAGTCGATGGGCCAGCCATCGTCGTTGGCCGTAAAGGTTCAGCAGGACAAGTCAACTGGATTGAATCCGACTGCTATCCAATCGACACTACGTTTTTCGTCAAAAATTACGATACTGAATCATGTCCGATTGCTTTTCTTTGGCGACTACTTGAACGAAGTAATTTGGAGAGACTTGGTGATGCAGGTGCTGTGCCGGGTCTGAATCGCAACGAAGTCTATTTGCTGAAAACATACATCCCATCCCCAGCCGAGCAACAGAAAATCGCCGAGTGTCTGAGTTCGCTGGACGGGTTGATCGCCACCGAGGGCCGGAAGCTCGAGGCGCTCAATGCCCACAAAAAAGGCCTGATGCAGCAACTCTTTCCCCAACCCGGCGAGACCATGCCCCGGCTGCGGTTTCCGGAGTTTCGGGATAGCGGGGAGTGGGAAAATAAGACACTGGAAGAAGTAGCTGATTATGAAAATGGAAAAGCTCATGAGCAGGATATAGACGAGCATGGAAAGTACATTGTTGTTAACTCAAAATTCATTTCAACAGAAGGCGAAGTAATAAAGTACAGTAATTCTATTAACTTATCTGCAAACAAAGACGATATTTTGATGGTTCTGAGTGATGTACCAAACGGACGGGCGATAGCAAGATGTTTCCTCGTAGATAAAGACGATACGTATACCGTAAATCAGCGTATATGTAAGATTACGGCACAGAGTGTCGTAAGTGTACTGCTTTTTTATATTCTAGATAGAAATACATATTTTCTTGCTTTCGATGATGGCGTTAAACAAACCAATTTAAAAAAAGAAGATGTACTTCAATGCCCAATAATGTTACCCAAGGATGAAGATGAACAACAACGCATCGCCGCCTGCCTCACCGCCCTCGACACCCGGATCAACGCGCAGGCGGAGAAGATCGACACCCTCAAGACCCACAAGCGCGGCCTGATGCAGCAGCTCTTCCCAGCGATGGGGGAGGTTGAGGCATGAGCAACTCTGGGAACGCCGACGTCCCCGTCGGCGCCACACCACCACAGGCCGACGAGAACGTCGGCGCTCTTAGGGATGACACACCCAGGGGGTGGTATTCACGCGGCTATCTCCCCCATTGTGACGCTCCGCGGTTGATCCAATCCATCACCTACCGCCTGGCCGATAGCCTTCCGCAAACAAAATTGGCCGAGTTACAGGAAGAACTTCCGCGTTTTCCTGAAAAGCAGCGGGAGGTTGAGCGTCGCAAACGCATCGAGGAGTGGCTTGATGCCGGATTGGGTTGCTGCGCGCTCGCGCATTCTGAGGTTGCGCAGTATGTCCGGAATTCTTTTCTCCATTTCCATGGCGTGCGCTACCACCTCCATGCCTGGTGTATCATGCCCAATCACGTCCATGTGCTGATCGAGCCTTTGGTGGGTCTCGCCGGCATCGTGCAAGGGTGGAAATCGTATACCGCGCGCTGGGTGTTGAAAAAGAACGAACAACTCGGTCTGAATATCCCCCGGCCCGATCAATTTTGGATGCGGGAGTATTGGGATCGCTACATTCGTGACGCCGGGCATTATCGAAGAGGCTGTCGCATACATTCATCAGAACCCCGTGAAAGCCGGGCTCTGTCAGACCGCCGAAGCATGGCCCTGGTCGAGCGCCTTTCCCGGGAACGCCGACGTCTCCGTCGGCGCTACATCACCACAGGCCGACGAGGACGTCGGCGCTCCCAGGAGTTTTCCATGAACGACCTGATCCTCTACACCAATGAAGACGGCAGAAACCATATCCAGCTGCGTGCGGATCAGAACACGGTCTGGCTGATACAGCGGGAAATGGCAGAGTTGTTCAATGTGAGCGTGGACAATATCGGCCTGCATCTCAAAAACATTTATCAGGACGGAGAGCTGACGCGGGAAACAACTGCCGAGGAATCCTCGGTCGTTCAAACTGAGGGCAGCCGGGAGGTGCGCCGTGCGCTCACGCTCTACAATCTGGACGCCATACTGGCCGTGGGCTACCGGGTGCGCTCGCCCCGGGGGGTGCAGTTCCGGCGCTGGGCTTCGACGGTCCTCAAGGAGTACCTGCTCAAGGGCTTCGCGATGGACGACGAGCGGCTGAAAAACCCGGATGGCCGCCCGGATTACTTTGATGAAATGCTGGAGCGCATCCGCGAGATTCGAGCTTCCGATCTGAAAGCTCTTGAAGCAAAGATCAAGTAACGAAAACAGTGAACAGGGACAGGAAAAAACCATGACTGAAAACAACCAGAAACAACTGGGCAAAATCCTCTGGAACATCGCCGACCACCTGCGCGGGGCGATGAACGCGGACGATTTCCGCGACTATATGCTCGCGTTTCTGTTCCTGCGCTATCTGTCGGACAACTACGAGCAGGCGGCGCGGAAGGAACTGGGGCGGGACTATCCCGACCCGGATGCGGTGGGCAACGGCGGCCGGACGCCGCTGTCGGTGTGGTACGATGACAACCCCGACGACGTGGACGCGTTCGAAAAACAGATGCGCCGCAAGGCCCACTATGTCATCAAGCCAAAGCATCTGTGGGCGAACATCGCCTGCATGGCCCGGACGCAAGACACGGAACTGCTGAACACGCTGCAGGAGGGTTTCAAGTACATCGAGAACGAATCGTTCGAAAGCACCTTCTCCGGGCTGTTCTCGGAGATCAACCTCGGCTCGGAGAAGCTGGGCAAGACCTACCAGACCCGCAACGATAAACTCTGCACGATCATCCAGAAGATCGCCGAGGGGCTGGCTGCGTTCTCGACCGATTCCGACACGCTGGGCGACGCCTACGAATACCTGATCGGCCAGTTCGCCGCCGGGTCGGGCAAGAAGGCGGGGGAGTTCTATACGCCCCAGCGCATCAGCGACATCCTGTCCGCCATCGTCACCCTCGACGGCCAGGACCCCGAGACCGGCCCCCGGAGCAAGCTGGCAAGCGTGCTGGACTTTGCCTGCGGGTCGGGGTCGCTGTTGCTGAACGTCCGCAACCGCGTGGTCAATGCCGGGGGCAGCGTCGGCATGATCTACGGCCAGGAGAAGAACATCACGACCTACAACCTTTGCCGCATGAACATGCTGCTGCACGGGGTGAAGGATTCGGAGTTCGAGATTTACCACGGCGATACGCTGACCAACGACTGGGACATGCTCCGTGAGCAAAACCCGGCGAAGAAGCCGACGTTCGACGCGGTCGTCGCCAATCCGCCGTTCAGCTACCGCTGGGACCCGAACGACGCCCTCGGCGAAGACATGCGGTTCAAGAACCACGGGCTGGCGCCGAAGAGCGCGGCCGACTTCGCCTTTCTGCTGCACGGGTTTCACTACCTCAAGGATGAGGGCGTGATGGCGATCATCCTGCCCCACGGCGTGCTGTTCCGTGGCGGCAAGGAGGCGGCGATCCGCAGGAAGCTGCTCAACGACGGGCACATCGACACGGTGATCGGCCTGCCGGCGAATCTGTTCTACTCGACGGGTATTCCGGTGTGCATTCTCGTGCTCAAGAAGTGCAAGAAGCCCGATGACGTGCTGATCATCAACGCCAGCGCTGAAGGCAACTTCGAGAAAGGCAAGCGGCAGAACTATCTGAACCCCGAGCACATCAAAAAGATCGTCGACACCTACCAGCACCGCAAGGAAGAGGAGCGGTACGCCCGGCGGGTCGAGATGGATGAGATCGAAGAGAACGACTACAACCTGAACATCTCGCGCTATGTCAGCACGGCCAAGCCGGAACCGGAAATCGACCTGAAAGCAACCCACGCCGACCTGGTCGACGCAGAGAAAAAGATCAAGGCGGCCAAGGACAAGCACAACGCGTTTCTCGAAGAACTGGGCCTGCCGCCATTGCCGTAAAGCTCCCGGCCGGCAAATCACAGCATAAAAAGCAATCTTGTTGCTTTTTGGGCCGCCACCTTGTGTGAACTTTTTTGTGCAGAAAGGGACGCTCTTGACACATTCAAAAATCAAGTTAAATTATTGAATAATTTAAGAGCGTCCTGTATTCCCACGTTAAATTGAGAGATTGCGTTGGTTCATTTCTTTGGAGCGTCCCCCGTCCTACGAAAATAAACCAATAAACGGGGAACCGTCTAACAAGATTGTTTCCCGGTGTCGATAACCAATTTATTGTCGGAGGCAAAGTACTGTACTTTGTTCCCCAGGGGTTTTGCTCCTTTGGCGGACCCATAGGAGGTACGGAAATCACCGCGATCGGCTTTTTCTTTGCATATTTTGACCCGTGTTTTCATCTGGATTACTCTATTTTAAAAGTTCAAAAATACCATGACCGCGCAAACAGCTGCAGACGTGGGCAGGTTAAAAAAGCGTGTCGGTTCAGCCGCACTGAGAAACCGTCCGGATAGCGCTGTCATCGCATATAAACACAAAAAGCGATTCTCCGAGCACAAAGCCGGCCGATTGCGCCGCCTGAATTTCCTGCCAGCTCCCCCCTGCTCTACGCGGTAAGACGCTGAAGAATTAACACGCAAAGAGCAGACCTGTTCGGCATGGCCGCCAGGTGCCGGATTAACGAAACGGAACGTAAAATACACCGTTGCCGGAAATCGCCGGCAGCGCCAAATCCATGCACAGGAAGGTCAGGAGCAAAAGAACAAGGAAAAGGCTAAAAAGAAGCAGGATGGCGAGCAGGGGGATTTGTTTTGAAGAGTAAAAAAATGTGTTGAAATGTTCTTTAAAAATTGTAAATTGTCCATCGAGATATGTTGACAACAAAAAAATTCCGGGTATATAATCAAAAAACCCTTGAAATGAGTTCAAACTGATAACTTTTTGCCTTGCATCTTTATCTAGTAATGCATAAAATTCAAATACTAATAAATTTGTGCCAGCGGTGATGTATCTGACACAGAGCTGATTGCGGGTGGTTCTTTTCTTTGAAATTGAATTCGGTTTTAGCGGGATTAATATAAAGACGTTTGCTCTGAATTTTATATTTTGTATAGTATGAAAAAGTTCGTGTTATTGAGAAATTGGTTAATCAGTGGTTATGCACTTTGAATATGGATGAAATATGAGACAGCCAAATGAATGCAAAAATATGGAAGACGTTTGGAACGAAATTGACAATATTGATTTGCAGATTATAAGATTGATTTCCAAAAGGGGTGAGTATGTTCACGCTGCGTCGAAATTTAAAAAGAGTCAAATTGAGGTAAGAGCCGAAAATCGTGTAAAATCAATGCTCAGAAAGAGACGCGATTGGGCTGAAAACGAACATATAGAACCCGATGTTGTTGAAAAGCTATTTTCTTCTTTGGTCGATTATTTTATCGCTAAAGAAATGAACTACTGGAAAGAGGATAACTGAAATGCCCACTATTTCAATGTTTTATGGTATTCTCATTCGGATGTTTTTCAAGGATATCGATAAGCATATTCTCCCGCATATTCATGCGGAATATCAAGGCAAAGTTGCTGTCTACTCTATTCCTGACGGCAACTTGCTCGCAGGCAATATACCTCTGCAAAAAGAGAAATTAGTTGCAGCTTGGATTGAAATTCACAAGGATGACTTGCTGGCAGATTGGGAACTTGCTGTTAATGGTAAAACTCCATTCAAAATCAAAGGATTGGACCAATGAGAATAGACAAAGTTAAAGCAAATCAAGATTATACGCTTACTATTGTTACTGAGGACGGAAGGACGGGACTTTTTGACGTCAGACCATATTTAGAACTGGAAGCCTTTACTGATTTGAAAAAGCAAGGTGCTTTTCACAAAATAGTAAATGGCAGGTATTTTATAGAGTGGGATTGTGGCGCTGATTTGTCAGCTGATACCATTGAAGCTCAATTAAAAAGCGCATAAGCAAATGCAGCCGATTTTAACCGCCGATTCTTTCAGGCACAATCCAGATTAATCTCAAGTTCGGTTCATTTGCGCAAGTTTGTCTGATGCGGTTAAAACGGCTGATTTAAGTGTTGGCAGGAGAGGAAAGCAATATGAGCCAAAACAAGAGACCGGATTGCGAGACGGGACGTCGTCATGGCTCGACACCCGCGAGTGCCGATGTGTGGGAGGCATTGCGTGCCTCGGAAAGCCACTATCGCAGACTCTTCGAGTCTGCCAAGGACGGTATTCTGATCCTCGACGCCGAGACCGGGATGATCACGGATGCCAATCCGTATCTATTGGAATTGCTGGGCTACTCGCGCGAAGATTTGGTCCAGAAGAAAGTCTGGGAGCTCGGTTTCCTCGCGGATGTTGTCGCCAACGAGGCTAACTTTTCCGAGCTACAGCAGAAGGAATTCATCCGGTACGATGATCTGGCGCTGGAGGGCCGCGATGGAAAGCGGCATGAGGTGGAGTTCATCAGCACTACCTATCTGGAACGCGGCCAGAAGGTCATGCAGTGCAACATCCGGGAAATTTCTGAACGAAAAAAGGCAGAAAGAGTGGAGCGGGAATCCGCATTGATGATCCAACGGATTATCAATGCAATACCCGCTCGTGTCTTCTGGAAGGACAAGGATCTTGTCATTTTGGGCTGCAATGCGGCATTCGCCCATGATGCGGGTTTCGCCAAGCCCAAGGATATCATTGGCAAAGACGACTTTCAGATGGGATGGCGCGAGCAAGCGGAAAAGTATCGCGACGATGATAGAGCCGTCATCGAAAGTGGTTGCGCCAAGCTGCTCGTCGAGGAAACCCGGACGACCCCGGCGGGGGACACCATCAAGCTGTTGACAAACAAATTGCCGCTGCTCAATGAGGACGGTGAGATCGTTGGTGTGATCGGAACGTATATGGACATCACTGCCCTCAAGCAGTCCCAGGAATCGCGCGACCTGTTGGCGATTGCGGTGGAGCAGGCGGCGGAGGCGATCATCATCACGGATCAGACGGGCAGCATTCTCTATGTGAATCCGGTTTTCGAGACGATTACCGGCTATACCCGCGAAGATGCCATGGGCCGCAACCCGCGCATTCTCAAGAGCGGCAAGCACGACGAAAAGTTCTACCGCTGGATGTGGGCGGAACTGACTGCCGGGCGCGTGTTTCGATGCCGCATGATCAACAAGCGAAAGGACGGCACCCTCTACAAGGAAGAGTCCACGACCTCGCCCGTGTACGATGCGACGGGCAAGACCACCCATTATGTCGCCGTGAAACGCGATCTCTCGCACGAAACACATCTTGAAGAACAACTCCATCAAGCCCAGAAGATGGAGTCGGTGGGCCGATTGGCGGGGGGCGTGGCGCATGACTTTAACAATTTGCTCATGGGCATCATGGGATACACCGAGATGTGCAAGGAGGAAATTGAGCCGAGCCATGCGATCAGGGGGTGGCTCGACGAAATAACCTTGTGCTCCGAGAGGTCGGCTGAAATCACCCGGCAACTTTTAGCCTTTGCCCGGAAACAGGCTATTGAGCCCAAGATCGTGGACCTCAATGATTCCGTGGAGAGCATGCTCAAGCTGTTGCGGCGGCTCATCGGTGAGGACATCAATTTGGCCTGGCGGCCCGGCAAGAGCACGGGTTCGGTACTGATCGATCCGGCGCAGATTGACCAGATCCTTGCCAACCTGTGCGTCAATGCTCGTGACGCCATTTCCGGCGTCGGTGAGATCGTCATCGAGACCGAAAAGGCTCACATTGATGCAGACTATTGCGCAAGCCATCCGGATGCCATTCCCGGAAAGTATGTCTATCTCTCGGTCAGCGACGATGGCAGCGGAATGAAAGAGGAGGATCTGGCGCAGGTGTTCGAGCCGTTTTTCACGACGAAGGGGGTCGGCAAGGGAACGGGGCTGGGATTGTCCACCGTCTATGGTATCGCCAAGCAGAACTTTGGATCCGTAGACGCATCCAGCGAATTAGGCAAGGGCTCGACATTCAGGGTCTATTTGCAAGAGGTTGAGGCAGAGGTCGTGAAAACAACCGTTACCAGCAAGGCGGAAGCGCCCAGAGGTCGAGGGGAGACCATTCTTTTGGTGGAGGACGAGAAAGCACTGCGCGTAACCTGTGGCCTGTTCCTGGAATCCCTCGGGTATCACGTCGTGGTCGCGGAGACACCGGGCGAAGCCTTGAAACTGACAGCCCAGCATTCGGGGGCCATTCATCTGTTGTTGACCGACGTGGTCATGCCCGGAATGGATGGACGCCAACTGGCGAAAAGAATCACTGTGGCCAAGCCAGGCGTCGAGGTGCTGTTCATGTCCGGTTACACATCTGATGTGATAA
This genomic window from candidate division KSB1 bacterium contains:
- a CDS encoding DUF2442 domain-containing protein is translated as MRIDKVKANQDYTLTIVTEDGRTGLFDVRPYLELEAFTDLKKQGAFHKIVNGRYFIEWDCGADLSADTIEAQLKSA
- a CDS encoding chorismate mutase, whose amino-acid sequence is MRQPNECKNMEDVWNEIDNIDLQIIRLISKRGEYVHAASKFKKSQIEVRAENRVKSMLRKRRDWAENEHIEPDVVEKLFSSLVDYFIAKEMNYWKEDN
- a CDS encoding DEAD/DEAH box helicase family protein, with the protein product MTEQELEQALIEKLIDQKYTHRPDIHDRAALEGNFREHFEALNRVQLTDGEFKRLLDEIITPDVFTAATLLRERNSFTRDDGTPLNYTLVNIKDWCKNTFEVVNQLRINTDYSFQRYDVMLLINGIPAVQIELKTLGISPRRAMQQIVDYKKDPGNGYTKTLLCFVQLFIVSNQTETYYFANNNDRHFAFDADENFLPIYQHAAEDNAKITHIDDFAESFLPKCTLGTTISRYMVLVASEQKMLMMRPYQIYAVKAIDQCIRENRGNGYVWHTTGSGKTLTSFKASTLLKLNPDIQKCLFVVDRKDLDRQTREEFNRFQEGCVEENTNTAALVRRLVSDDYADKVIVTTIQKLGLALDETSKYNKFDKKNGKATFKQRLEPLSDKRMVFIFDECHRSQFGQTHQTIRNFFPKSQLFGFTGTPIFEDNATTKKIDGDIATLRTTKDLFPSELHAYTITHAIEDKNVLRFHVDYFKVAGASCSRATDGQEQEGLTAWEYFNPSTEIEIRTGGDLPHWEQDSVWYFVTFRLADSLPQAVVVEIKEQRDCWKQSHDLAHLTRDQIAEYHRLFSDRYENLLNAGNGSCVLRDPDIAKIVDDAFHHFEGQRYDLDEYVIMPNHVHVLVKPLAEYRLVDILHSWKSFTANQINRHLGKTGQIWQHESYDHIVRHERAMEAIRRYIREHPVAGASSSQMKSKPKPRTRKQDAPATVAKRAAIDAILDKHDAATGERRFNALFATASINDAIEYHELFKQVQAERQAGDSGFVPLKVAAVFSPPAEGNKDVQQLQEDLPQELEDNQQEPDRKKEALKAIIADYNGRYGTNHSIGEFDAYYQDVQKRIKDQKYPNRDLPQKGKEKIDIAIVVDMLLTGFDAKYLNTLYVDKNLKHHGLIQAFSRTNRVLNAAKPYGHILDFRGQQEKVDEAITLFSGARAEHAKDIWLVDKAPVVIEQLKAARQELDDFLQSQGLEARPEAVPNLRGDEARVAFVKQFKEVQRFTTQLDQYTDLTDDQRREIEQTLPRDDARAFRGVYIETAKRLKAKQDKTGGDMPRGDDRVREPSDEYGSDAIDQLDFEFVLFASADIDYDYIMNLIARFSGQTPDQQEMSREQLIRLIRSDAKFMDELDEITEYVRTLETGRPLTEEEVRNGYQRFKDERHAAELAAIADTHGLTTDALQTFVDAILERMIFDGEQLTDLMEPLDLSWRERREKELALMDDLVPLLKKRAGGRIISGLNAYEQ
- the dinD gene encoding DNA damage-inducible protein D, whose translation is MESNQIQAMTQTFEGHAQQTDNGVEYWLARDLQILLGYTEWRNFLRIIGKAETACEVSGNPASDHFVDVNKMIKLGKGGQREIEDVMLTRYACYLIAQNGDPRKPEIAFAQTYFALQTRKAELIEQRLLEAERVSARKELTDTEKELSKVIFEQTGGNQTFALIRSKGDHALFGKSTQTMKAHWRVPNNRPLADFAPTIILKAKDFATEITIHNAREHKMASEPRISREHVTNNQAVRETLLSRGIRPESLSPAEDVKKVERRLTLEEKKALKNPDRLENE
- a CDS encoding DUF4160 domain-containing protein translates to MPTISMFYGILIRMFFKDIDKHILPHIHAEYQGKVAVYSIPDGNLLAGNIPLQKEKLVAAWIEIHKDDLLADWELAVNGKTPFKIKGLDQ
- a CDS encoding restriction endonuclease subunit S, which gives rise to MKHKSTRILTPKLRFPEFRDAGKWNKQKLGDIVALEYGSPLPEKDRKGGRFPVIGSNGIVGYHDEAIVDGPAIVVGRKGSAGQVNWIESDCYPIDTTFFVKNYDTESCPIAFLWRLLERSNLERLGDAGAVPGLNRNEVYLLKTYIPSPAEQQKIAECLSSLDGLIATEGRKLEALNAHKKGLMQQLFPQPGETMPRLRFPEFRDSGEWENKTLEEVADYENGKAHEQDIDEHGKYIVVNSKFISTEGEVIKYSNSINLSANKDDILMVLSDVPNGRAIARCFLVDKDDTYTVNQRICKITAQSVVSVLLFYILDRNTYFLAFDDGVKQTNLKKEDVLQCPIMLPKDEDEQQRIAACLTALDTRINAQAEKIDTLKTHKRGLMQQLFPAMGEVEA
- a CDS encoding type I restriction-modification system subunit M; its protein translation is MTENNQKQLGKILWNIADHLRGAMNADDFRDYMLAFLFLRYLSDNYEQAARKELGRDYPDPDAVGNGGRTPLSVWYDDNPDDVDAFEKQMRRKAHYVIKPKHLWANIACMARTQDTELLNTLQEGFKYIENESFESTFSGLFSEINLGSEKLGKTYQTRNDKLCTIIQKIAEGLAAFSTDSDTLGDAYEYLIGQFAAGSGKKAGEFYTPQRISDILSAIVTLDGQDPETGPRSKLASVLDFACGSGSLLLNVRNRVVNAGGSVGMIYGQEKNITTYNLCRMNMLLHGVKDSEFEIYHGDTLTNDWDMLREQNPAKKPTFDAVVANPPFSYRWDPNDALGEDMRFKNHGLAPKSAADFAFLLHGFHYLKDEGVMAIILPHGVLFRGGKEAAIRRKLLNDGHIDTVIGLPANLFYSTGIPVCILVLKKCKKPDDVLIINASAEGNFEKGKRQNYLNPEHIKKIVDTYQHRKEEERYARRVEMDEIEENDYNLNISRYVSTAKPEPEIDLKATHADLVDAEKKIKAAKDKHNAFLEELGLPPLP